The following is a genomic window from Methanophagales archaeon.
GTTCTCCACGAGATGTAGTAAGTATCTCCCTACTGATGTTGCTTATTTCCACTTCTGGTTCCATTTCCAACTCCACAATTTCCGGTAATATGGAGAAGTTTATAGAAATGGAAGTCGTAACTGGCACATCCTTTGCCCCAGGTTCAGGTATGCGGTCCATGACTTGATAAGGCAAAGGCGCAAGAGGCTGCTTAGGAGACTGTGTGGTGGACGTTGTTTTTGGGAGGGGAGTTATAGTCGGTGTAAGAGCAGGTACTGATGTTTCCTTTTCACTAATACTTCCTGCAAACATCGTAACCAACGCAATTACTGCTACTACTATTATGCCTATTGCAAAAAATATCTTCTTCATCTTCTCATATTCACCTCCCAATTTTTAACTTGTCTTTTCCCTTTCCTTTATTTTTTTACCTTACTTTCCTTTTTAGCGCCTCTCCTCGGCGTTCGTATAGATTTTTGTTTTTACCCCTCTAAAAAGAAAAGAGGAAATTTTTTGTATTTTTAGTTTTAGACTGATAGTTAGCGATAAAGCGGGGTTACAAATCAGTGCCTCCTTCTGCCCAATCATAATAATAAGTGCTGCCTGTATGGTGCACTATCTTTGTATATGTGCTGTCCCCATTATATCCTTGCGATTTGACTGCATTTTTGAAATTTCCTATTGTACCATCATGATAACGGACAGATTTGTGCCAAGGATCAGCTTCAAGTTTTTTGGGTAGTCCCTGTCCACTACTAGCATAATAAAACTCTGCCGAAGTGACAACCCCGGCAATATTCATCGCACCCGATCCTACAGTCGCTTCTCGTGAGAGGACTACATTACCAGAGCCATCTTTTAACACCGCTTTTACTTTGCCATTTCCCTTATCTTCTATACTCCAATGGAGTAAGTCATTCCGTTGGTCAGTATACTCCGTACCATGGCCATCCAGCATTATGCCATAGCAATGATAAGGAACACCACTATAGTTATATATTGCTGCTATAAATTCAGCATATTTGTAAGTTCCTCCATAGTTTAAATTGATCTGCGCTTCTCCATAAAACGTGACGTCCTGATCGTTACCATCCCAATTCTCAACGCTAATGTCAATATCCCCAGATACGGCAGCAATATTATCCTTTAGGCTATACCAATAATCAGTTCGGTCAGAAGCATAGCCTCTTGCACGTAACTCTTCTGGCGAGAGTGGCTGTGGTGGTTGAGCACTTATTACAGGTAGTACACTAATCATGCTCATTAACATCAACAAGCATACAAGCAATACAGCAAAGCGCTTATCTCTGCGTATTTTCAACATTTTTCCATATCACCTCCTAAATTTTTTAACCCTTTCCTTTCCCTTCATCTTTTTATTTTACCTCCTTTTTACGCCTCTCCTCGGCGCTAAAGTATAGTTGAGGGATTATATAAGATTTCCCATAGCTACGAATCAATTCGTAGTTATCTGATTCAATTTAAGTTCAATTCAATCCTTTCTGTCCTTTTTCCTTCCAAGATATTCTATGAGGAATACAACCAGTATCACGAACAGACAACCAAATAGAAACCATAAACCGGGATGAGCGAAAATATCAAATCCCAGATCAAGACCAATTCCTTTTGGTGCTGGTATTGGCGATGGCACTATTTCAGGCATTGGCGTGGGTGCGGGTAATGGTCCAAGTGGTCTCCCCACTTCCTCGGGTATTACTGACCTTGTGACTTCTCCTATTGGACTCTTCATCCTCATCGTTAAAAATTCTATTATGCCTGAACCTGCCACCGCAAAGAATATCGCCGTCAAATATTTCCTCAACGAAGCGATAACTTCTTTCCTATCCGTCTTTTCGGGAACGATGACAACAAATTTACGCTGCGGTGCGTATATCTTCACGTGTTTCATCTTCTCGCTGTATTTCGTTCGCTCTACCTTCACCAGTCCCGCATCGTTAAGCCGCTCAAGATTGTATTGAACGGTGCTCAAAGGAATGCCGAGTTTCTCTGCAATCTCGGATGCTGAAAGAGGTTCGGAAGCAATAGCCTCTAAAATATTCCTTGCAGTGTCGTTAGAAATAATCTGTGATATTTTCTTTGAGTTTTTATCGTTTAACAGGAGGATTAATAGTTTTTCATCTTCGGTATTGGCATTTTCTTCTATTCCGTTATTATTGTTCTCGTTCGAGACCATCATTCTCATTTTTGTTTTGTCCCTTTTTAAAATAATCTATAACTACGAACCAATTCGTAGCTATCAAAAGCCTTATAAAGGAATTTAATCAGTTATATTCTACCTTGATGAATCTGACATTCAGGTGGTGAAAGAGGAACTGACGAATATGAGCGAAGAAGAAAGCATGAGGTTTGAGCCAATTTTCAAATTCGGGGATGAAAAAGCAAAACCGCTTTGAAGACAGAGCTGGCGTGGCCGATTCGGGCTAATTTGATAAGAGGAGCAGGAGATGATTATGATGAAAAAGAAAATAGCGGTAGGTATGTTTTTGGTTTTGGCTATAGCTATAGTTATAGCCCTGGCTCTCGGTTTTGCACAACTCTATCCAGGAACTATAAAAGAACCCGAAGTGGGATGTGATAAGGGCAAGAGCCGGGAAATAGCCAAAGATTACTTGCTAAACAGCCCTACCTTCAGGTTTGATGGCATAGAAGATAGCCTGAAGTTGGTGGGGACAAATACGCTCAAATGCCCCTGTTGCTGGGAATTCGTGTTTGAATTCCAGTGCAGGCATTCGGGATACGGCAACAGGACGGGCCAGATCCTGGCTCAGGTCATAACGCCCCACACTGCAAGAATCATCATCGAGCAAGGGAGAGTGACTTCCGCGGTGATGGACGAGAAGTGGGATATGCTGGAGCAGAAGATGGTTGATTCTAAGAATCCTATTATTTCGGTGAATTCAACGGTATTTGAAGGAGAGAGATGGATGAGTATATTTAACGATGGAAAAGTTATATGTTATAGTGACCATTATTATCCTAATCATAAAGAAATAGTAATCAAAGAAGGACACATTTCAAGAGAAGAAATTGACGCTCTTTTAGAACTTTTCTCAAATCTTAGCGAATATAGTGAATATACAGTAAATGCGAGTAAACAACTTATCAGGGACCCTATGGACTGTATATTTGACCCCGTTGGCGGTGGCGCAAAAATTTCATGCACACCATTGAATAAAACGCTGAGATTGAGACTACGACCTCCTTCATTTCCAGAGCCAGAAACAGCCACAATAACGGCAAAAGAAATCATGGGAAAAATTGATGAGGTATACAGAGAGGCAGAAGTTACCGATAGGAAAAAAGAGATTAACCCATAATAGGAAAAGAGGAAGCTGAAAAAATGATAATATTTAACTTATTTCTGCTTGTCTCATTAGGAAAATGCCCTGATACGATCCACTATAACGGGTATCTCACAATTTATAGACATAGCCTCGGTGTATAACCAATAATAGGAGGTAAATAATAAATGAAAATGAGCGAAAAAGCATTGCTGTATTGATAGCATTGGCATTCATAGGGATAGGAATAGCATTTGCATATATTGGAATGATGAACAGCGTAAAGATACCTTCAAAAGTAGAGGGGATTACAGAACAGAGTGA
Proteins encoded in this region:
- a CDS encoding Ig-like domain-containing protein — translated: MKKIFFAIGIIVVAVIALVTMFAGSISEKETSVPALTPTITPLPKTTSTTQSPKQPLAPLPYQVMDRIPEPGAKDVPVTTSISINFSILPEIVELEMEPEVEISNISREILTTSRGEHVFIDGGKVTFYLAKPLLPETNYTVKITYGVEKAPPDSKPTSTTTWQFTTSS
- a CDS encoding helix-turn-helix transcriptional regulator; protein product: MRMMVSNENNNNGIEENANTEDEKLLILLLNDKNSKKISQIISNDTARNILEAIASEPLSASEIAEKLGIPLSTVQYNLERLNDAGLVKVERTKYSEKMKHVKIYAPQRKFVVIVPEKTDRKEVIASLRKYLTAIFFAVAGSGIIEFLTMRMKSPIGEVTRSVIPEEVGRPLGPLPAPTPMPEIVPSPIPAPKGIGLDLGFDIFAHPGLWFLFGCLFVILVVFLIEYLGRKKDRKD